From the genome of Eremothecium gossypii ATCC 10895 chromosome I, complete sequence:
GACGCTGTGTGCTTGCTGGGAAAATCTGTGGATTCTTAAAGCTAAGGCGAGCTGAAAACGTTTCCCGTGCCCGCTCTCCCTACTCCACTGCCTATATATATCTACACATATCGCCAGATATCGGCCACCTAGCTTCCCGCAATATGCTCTGCGGAAACATCTGTGGGGCCGCCCCCATCTCCTCTTGCGTAGTGTTTTCAACGGTTGCACATTCTTGCTGAAACATGGCGCCTTCCTTTGGCTAATCTCTCGAGAATTTTTCGCGTGGTCAAAGGTGCAGCGTCGTCTGGGTTCGAGACTAGGAATGCAGAGCACAGCCGTAGCTCCCAAAAGAGGCGACGGAGGCACCGCAGCTAATCGATCATTGGAAGATAAAGAGCGTGGGCATGTGGTCGCACGCACTCGGATGCGGATTTCCCGGGCAGCCGCACGCAGCGGCCCTTTAACTGTGGCAGCGGTGCCCCGCAGACGAACTATAACGACAGATCACGTAATACAAGTGATGTCAGATAGTGCATCGGCGCAACCGCACCCGCGCAGAGATAGTATAGCCAGCAATTGGCGCACAGGCGGAGCCGGAGACACGCAGAACGAACAGCGAAAGCTGCAGCGACAGACGGTAGGGCAAGAAAGTCTCTATGGCCTGCACAGAAGGGCAAAGCGTAAACAACAACACGTAAACACGAGACGCGGAGCAGCGTGTTCAGTTGGGCGGAATGGCGGACGCTTGAGCTGTTTTTACGTCCGCCGGGCTCGGGCCGGACTGTCACACGGCCAGGTATGTTTGCTTCGCCGCTGCCAGCAGGGTGGGCACGTAGACGCCGTTCTGTTCGAAGATGGACTCCTGGTCGAAATTGTCGACGTTCTGGCGGGTCAAGCGGTCGGATGGCAACTTGATGATGTTGTCGACGCAGAAGTACTGGAAGCAGTTCAACAGGACGGGGAACACGAACATGACGAGGAACACCTGGAGGTTGGGCCAGGGGTCGGACCAGCCGAGCACGAGGTCGGCGAAGAGGTTCGCGAGCTGCTCGAAGCAGCCGAGCAGCAGGAAAATGCACACCTTCATCATGGCGAGCCCGGACACGAACACGAGGAGCTGCTTGACGAACGCGCTGAACATCGGGCCGGTGCGCGGCACCGCGGCGCCGGGCTCCGGCTTGTCCAGCGTGGGGTAGTAGTTGCCGCTCTCGATGTTCTGCACGcccagcgcctgcagcccCTTGTGGATCAGCACCAACCAGCACCACAAAATCGGGATGCCGACCGTCGTGTCCATCAAGAGGTTCACGAAGAACCAGTCGCACTGGTCGTCCGTCTTTTTCAGCGTGCCGAGCAGGCCCTGGCTCTTCATGATGCTCAGCAGCACATTGAGCAGGTGTATCCCGGCAGACCCGATCATCTGCTTTCCCACATCGTATGACCACACCCGCCACGTGCGCTTGGGGTGCTCGTACTGGCGCTTAACTAGCAATCCCCCGACGGCCACGGCCGCCATGAAGAACTGGATGAAGAGCGCCACCGGTCCCAATAGCCGGCATGAGTTTTCCGCACCCATCTAGCTAGACTTTATTTGCTGGATATGGACTCTCTATACTGATCCTGGGTCCTTGCGTGCCACCACAAGCCAAGCAGGTGGTGCTACCACCCTCGCATTGGCATAGTTTTGTGCTCACCCTTATGCATAGTCGCGACGTACGAATGCGACTACGGTGCTTCGAGCACCGTCATCTTATCTAACTACAGCAGAGCCTTCGCAGCCTTCACTAGGTCTGCCATGTCTTGCCCTTGTAGCTCCGGAGTATTCTGCGAGGTGTTCCAGACCATGCCTGCCATGAATTTGGCGTTGTTTAGGACACTGGTAGCGGCGGGGTCGTCTTTGTCCCTCAGGGAAAGTACAGacgacagcagcagcgtcagCTTGTCGGAATATTGCGACAGCAGCAACTGGCTGGACCGGGCGTCTGTGTCATGCAGGTAGACGCCAAGAGCACGTGTGACATGGAACAAATGTTGCAGGGACACGCCGCCGTTTGCGGACTCTTGGAACTTGAAGATGGCATCCAGCAGGCGTGCGAAGGTCTCTGGCGCAACGCCGGGCACCTTGGAGACTTTCTCCAGGAGCAGGCAGGCGGAGATCCCGCCGCGCTCGGCAGCGACGTCGAGTACCGCGCCGTGGGCGGCAAGGGCCGCGCCCGGGAAGATGGCGAGGAGCTTGTTAAGGAACGAGTCAACGAGCGGCGCCAGGCCGGCGTAGTAGCGGGCCTGGTCGTGGCAGGTCCGCACCACCGAGAACAGAGCGTCCTGGTGCTCCGCGCTGAATGTGAGCGCCGTGACAAGGTTCAGGCATTTGCGGAAGAGATCCAGGAAGCTCTGGAACTGGACAGGGTCCGTGAAACCCCGGGCGACCCGGAcctggcgctgcagcggaACCTGTGCGAGGACTTCGTCCACGTCGCTCCGTCCGGAGATGGAATTGGCCAGTACGAATAGCGCCCCGCATAGAGCGTAGCCGTCCTGCGAACGTTCCAGCACGCTGTAGCAGAGAGTGCGCATGTGCCGGTTGGGGCACTTTTCATTCGCGGAAATGTAGCCGATGCTCGACGTTATACGACGCACTACTATGAGCTTATTGGGAAATTCCTTCGCGTGGAGCGCATCCAGCGAGTCGAAgagcgcgcgctgcagcgcgctgcagcgctCTTTATCTGAGAGGTCTAGCGCGGCGCTCTTGTCGGCAATGGCCTCTACAACACCGCAGAGGGCCTGCAGCGCATCCGCACCAGAGTCTTCCGAACCCTCGGACTCCGCTGCAGCCTCCGGGTCTGCAGATTCGCATGCCGACGCCATGCGGCAGAGCAGCGAGGCTAGGAActccagctcgtccagcgtGGCCTTAGACGCGTAGTCCTCCGCAAGGTCCGCAAGCAGCTCCAGCCCCAGCTTCAGAGCCAGCGCCGCGTCCTCCTCCATGTATGCGTCCCCCATCTCTCTGAGGCAGGCGATCAGCGGCCCGGGCACGGTCTGCGCGCACTGCAGTCTGTATTCGGGACTGTCCAGACAAAAGTTCTGCAGCATCGCGATCGCGCGCATCTTCAGCGCGCCGACGGGCCCCTCGCGCTCCCCCATCTGCAGCACCTTCGGCAAATAgtgctccagcagcgggtGGCCGTCCGCCCCGGCCAGCGAATGAAACTCCCGCCGGTTGTCGTCGTTGTCCACCATCGCATTCGCTGCGCAGCGCACCAGCTCAGATCCCACCTGTAGCAGCGCatcgctgctgccgccgccctgGAACGCCGCTTCGAAcaccagcgcctgcgcccGCAGCAACTGTCGCAGCAGCCCGCTCTCGCGTACTAGGTCGCGGTTggccggcgcgcgcagatGCACTGCCAGTTGGTCCAGCACAGCGCCACACTGCTCCAGGCccgccagctccagctccagcagctccgcggCGCTCCGCGCGTTGATCAGTGGCTCCAGCCCGAATAAAACCTCTTCGTAGTCCATCTCGCTCTGTCCGCTGCGTCGGCCGGGTGTGTCAGAGAGCCAATTTTTCACGCTGTCTTGTTCACTGCTCATCGCAGGCTGAACAGTCCCGCGGCCCGCGCACGCTGGTGTGCTACAGAGCCGCCTGCAGCGCACTCGCAGGTTGGGAACGCTTCCTGTGTAGACGACGCCCCGTTGCCATGTACCGCGTGCACCGTTGCCGTTGTTGTTGCTTTGATGACACTTTCTTGCTGTAAATCGCACCTTAAAGTCTGCATCCGGACCCGAAATTCCAGACACTAAAATCCGATGCCAACTCCAAAAGCCGAGTCTTGCATGCTGCTACTGAGTGTTATGTACAACGCTAGCCGCCTATAGGGCATACCCCCTACTAAGCTCGCACGCGGGAGCGCTGCTGCCAGCAGGGAAATACCTGTTCCTTTAGTGGCTCGATCCGTTCATGCAAGGCCAATGATCTGAAAAAAAGTTTCCGTCATCACCAACAGAGCACTATGTGAAATTCGGGCCCCGAACTATAAGTAGCGTTCCCCAGTTGCAGGTGCCTCGTGCGTAGGTTAGTGGGAGAGGACCATGATGGATAAGTTGGATCTCGATCAGTTGCCGTACTACGACCCACGGGTCGAAAGGAAGGTAGCGCTGGTTACCGGGGGGAACAGCGGGATTGGATGGTATACGGTGTTGCATCTGTACATGCACGGATTTATCGTATACGTGGGCGGACGAAACAGCTCGCGTGTGCATAAGGCTATCAAGGAAATCAAGCAGGAGGCAGAGAACCGGCTGGAAACGGCGCGGCAGGACCCGCACGACGAGCTGGAGCGCTGCCTGGGCGAGCTGCGGTACCTGCCTATCGACCTCACGGACCTGCGGTCGGTCGAGAAGGCGGCCAAAAAATTTCGTGCGCAGGAGAGCACGCTCGACGTGCTCATCAACAACGCAGGCGTGATGGCGCTGCCTTACGAGCTGACGCACGACGGCTTCGAGGTGCAGATGCAGACCAACTACGTCTCGCACTTCCTGCTGACCAtgcgcctgctgccgtACGTGAagcgcagcggcggccgcgTGGTCACGCTGTCGTCCATCGGCCACAAGATCCAGTTCACGTACTGCCCGCTGGACTGCCACTTCGACTACCGCCCCAACATCTTCTTCACGTGGCTGCGCTACGCCATGGCCAAGACGGCGGCCATCCAGTTCACGAAAATGCTCGCCATCAAGCACCCCGACGTCATGTGCATCGCCGTACACCCCGGCCTTGTCATGAACACCAACCTCTTCAGCTACTGGACCCGCCTGCCCATCGTCGGCATTATTTTCTGGATCTTCTTCCAGATCGTGGGCTTCTGCTTCGGCGTGTCCAACGAGGAGGGCTCCATCGGCACCCTCAAGAGCGCGCTTTCCCCGGCCCTCACCCTGGAGCGCGACAACGGCAAGTACTTCACCACCGGTGGTGTAGAGTCCCGCCCGAGCTCCGTGGCGAACAATCTGGACAATGCCGCTTCCACCTGGATTTGGACTGTTCACCAGCTCCGAGACCGGGGCTATGAGATTTAACTGCACAGACTACACACAAAAGTACACCACCGGCGACTACCTGGCACACTGCCTGGACACTTCAGCCCCCTAGGATAGAGGTATATAGATAGTTCAGAAACCGTGATGCTCTTTGGACTTTAATCATTGACTCATTGGCATGCCGTAGGACATGAGCCAGTATAGTCTGCTAGCGCCACACTGAAAAATTTTATTGAGAACCCTCATATATATTCATCAACGGTGCCAAGTATACCAAGTCCCTTTCCACCAGGATAGCTCTATTCCTTCAGGGAGAATGTCAACTGTCAATTCTAAGGGCTCCAAGAGCTCGAAGGGCTCGAAGGGGCTGGTTTTAGAGAACACGGCACGCAGAGACACGCTGATTGCAATTGAAAAGAAGTACCAGCAGCTATGGCAGGAGGAGCGGCTGTTCGAGGTGGATGCGCCTACGTTGGAGGACGAGCCGGCGACGGTGGACAgcgaggagctgcagcggcggcaTCCGAAGTTTATGGCGACCATGGCATACCCGTACATGAACGGGGTTTTGCACGTGGGGCACTGCTTCACGATGTCGAAGGTGGAGTTCTCTGTGGGGTTCGAGCGGATGAACGGCAAGCGCGCGTTGTTCCCTCTGGGGTTCCACTGCACGGGTATGCCGATCCTGGCGTGCGCGGACAAGCTGAAGCGCGAGGCGGAGATGTTTGGCGAGGACTTTGCGAacgcgccggcggcggaggaggaggaagagctgGAGGTGCGCGAGGACTCGAAGCCGGGGTCTGAGGACGTGACGAAGTTCAAGGCGAAGAAGTCGAAGGCTGTTGCGAAGCAGGGCCGCAGCAAGTACCAGTTCGAGATCATGATGCAGCTCGGAATTGCGCGTGAGGACGTCATCAAGTTCGCCGATGCGCAGCATTGGCTGACCTACTTCCCGCCACTGTGCGAGGAAGACTGTACCGCGATCGGTGCCCGTGTCGACTGGCGCCGTGCGTACATCACCACCGACATGAACCAGTACTATGATGCGTTTGTGAGATGGCAGATGAACAAGCTGCGTGAGGCGGGCAAGGTCAAGTTCGGCGAGCGTTACACCATCTATTCGGAGAGGGATGGCCAGGCCTGTATGGACCACGACAGACAGTCGGGCGAGGGTGTGACTCCCCAGGAGTATGTCGGCATCAAGATCGAGGTGCTTGAGTTTGCTGCCGAGGCCCAGGAGATCATAGACAACTCGGGCTTGGATAAATCCAAAAAGATACATTTCATTGCCGCCACCCTAAGGCCTGAAACCATGTATGGCCAGACGTGCTGTTTCGTATCGCCAACTTTGCAGTACGGTGTTTTTGACGCGGGTGACTCCTACTACATCACCACTGAGCGTGCGTTCAAGAACATGTCTTACCAAAAACTGACGCCGCAGAGAGGCTACTACAAACCATTGTTCACAATTGAGGGTAAGAAGTTTGTGGGCAGTAAAGTACAGCCGCCATTGTCAGTATACAAGGAGGTCAGAATATTGCCAATGGAAAACGTCATTGCATCTAAAGGCACTGCTGTGGTCACCTGTGTGCCTTCCAACTCGCCTGACGATTACATGACCACTCAAGAGTTGAAGAACAAGCCAGAGTATTATGGTATTAAACCGGAGTGGATTGACTTTGAGATTCTTCCTATAATATCCACTGAAAAGTACGGTGACTTCATTGCTAAGGCTATCTGCGAAGAGATGAAGATTCGCTCTCCTAGAGACATAATTCCGCTAGCAGAAGCTAAGAAGCTTGCGTACAAAGAGGATTTCTACAATGGTGTGATGATATACGGACCTCTAAAGGGCACCAAGGTCGCCCAAGCAAAGAACCTGGTCAGAGATCAATTGATTGCAGAGGGCAAGGCCTTCATCTACAATGAACCAGAATCTGTCGTAATTTCTCGTTCTGGTGATGAGTGTATTGTTTCTCTTGAGGATCAATGGTACCTAGACTACGGTGAGCCAACATGGAAGAAGCAGGCAGAGGAGTGCTTAGAAGAAATGTGCCTGTTTGCTCCTGAGGTTAAAAACCATTTCGAGGGTGTGCTTGACTGGTTGAAGAACTGGGCTGTTTCTCGTACTTACGGTCTAGGTACCCGTCTTCCATGGGATCCAAAGTACTTGATTGAGTCTCTTTCTGACTCCACTATCTACCATGCTTTCTACACCTTCTCCCATCTCTTATTCAAAGACTACTATGGAAAGGAGGTAGGCCCTCTAGGCATTAAAGCTGAACAGATGACAGACGAGGTCTTTGACTATATCTTCCAGAATATTGACGAGGTTAAGGAAACCACCATACCTCTGGAATCCTTGCAGAAATTGAGAAGAGAGTTTGAATACTTCTATCCCTTGGATGTTAGCATTTCCGGTAAGGATTTGATTCCAAACCACTTGACGTTCTTCATTTACAACCATGTTGCTTTGTTCCCTAAGAAATTCTGGCCTAGAGGTATCAGAGCAAACGGCCATTTGATGTTGAACAATGCCAAGATGTCTAAATCTACCGGTAACTTCATGACGTTGAAGCAGATAGTTGAGAAGTTTGGTGCCGACGCCTCTCGTATCGCCTTGGCTGATGCAGGTGACTCTATGGAAGATGCCAACCTAGATGAGGCCAACGCTAATGCGGCAATCTTGAGGTTGTTCAACTTCAAGGAATGGGCCCAAGAGATTGTCCAAGAGGTTGACAGCTTGCGTACCGGAGAGCTGACCGATTTCTTTGATCTAGCATTCGAGAATGAAATGAATGCTTTGATTGAGGAGACGTACAAACAGTACGAATTGACCAACTACAAGGGTGCCTTGAAGTTCGGTCTATTCGACTATCAGGCTTCTAGAGATTATTATAGAGAGTCGTGTGGCGTCATGCACAGAGACCTAGTTCTGCGCTACATCGAAACGCAGATTTTGATGCTTGCGCCTATTGCGCCTCATTTCTGTGATTACATATACCGTGAGGTTCTGGGACACACTGAATCTGTCCAGGTTGCCAAGTTCCCTCGTGCTTCAAAGCCAGTCGATGCTGGAGTCCTCTCGGCCCTAGAGTACTTGCGTGACCTACAAAGAAGTATCCGGGAGGCTGAAGGCCAGGCTCTAAAGAAGAGAAAGGGCAAGGGTTCCGATGTTGACCCAACGAAACCTGCTAAGCTCTCCATGTACATTACGGAGTCCTTCCCATCATGGCAGACCAAGTACATCGAAATGGTTCGGGAACTCTTTGAACAGCAAAAGTTGGACGACAACCAAATTTTGAAGTCGAAGGTTGAGCCTAAGGACATGAAGCGGGCGATGCCATTCATCTCGATGCTGAAACAAAGACTAGCTTCTGAATCGCCATCCACCGTCTTTAACAGAGAATTGCTCTTTGATGAGGAATCGATCGTGAAGTCCACGTTGGATGCCATTAAGCGGGCTTGTCAAGCCATCAAGGTTGACGTGTACCAGTTCATCGTGTTCCCACACGGTTCTACCAAGGGCAGAGATATCCTGACTGGCGAGGAACAGGAGGTACCTGTCTGTAAAGCTACTGAAAATGCACTTCCAGGCCAGCCGGGGATTTGTATCAACAATTTGTGACGTCAATAACTCTTGCGTCGTCTCTAAGTATATCACGCTCCAGGTGGCAGGAATATAAAAACACATAAACGTAGAATTATCCGTAAATTAGTTGGTTTCTTCTAGCAGTTCCCGCCAGCGTCCATTCCGGTTGCTACTGTACAACGGCCTCCTGTACCTTCAGCATGACAACTTCGGCTCCGGAATCTGCCGCCCCCTCACTCCCCCGTCGGGCTAACGTTCTAATCCGTCCACGCAGGAGCTGGCGATAATCCTAAGGCGAAATAGGCCGCTGGCCTTTTGTTCTGGGGCCTGCCAGTGCTGACTGATCTACAGTGCTACATACCTCTCTCAGAATGATCCAGATCAACGTACCGTAGTCGTGAGCATGACCTAATTGACCAATGCCGCCCTTGCAAGCCGGCCAATGCTCTTAAATATGTATGGAAGCAAATGTAATTCCTCGGCGAATGACGCAAGCTGCGCTCGTTATCTCCATCAGTCTTAGCACAAAGAGCTAAGCGTGTAGTTGCTTTTAGCCTAGGCTTTTAAGACATATAAATGCGACACAAGCACTGAAAGACTGTTGACACTATACATATTTGTGCATCAGCGTGAGGTCATTAACAGGGTAGCGCTCTGATAAATGTCTGATATACTGGAACTTGATATTGTGAGAAACGACATTGGCCCTGTGCTTGAGGAATACTTTACCGACAGAGAGCAGTTCGTCCTTTTCGCCCAGGAGCAGGACTATGATATAGACACGTGCATGGAGCTTTGTGACACGGTGCGCTGCCTCAACGAAGCGATGGACGAAACAGACTCTAGCCACGGAGGACGTAACCCGTGAGCCCCATCTCCGTGCTATCCGGGATACCAATGTACGTAGTTCCTATATAGTTTAAGATATAGATGTTAGTATTAATTACCATAAGCCGGGTGCTTTATGTATGGCCAGGGCGCCACCTGTCAGCGCCACCTGTGCCAGGTGCCTTAGTCTTCACGCTTACGCGTTGGCGGTAGCACCGGCCGGCGCCTCCCGCCTCTACGTGTCCCGGGCGGAGGGCGGAATCGGGCCATCGCCTTCAACATTGCAGGCGGAACAGTGTTCCATTCTGAGCTCCGCGTGTGACCCGCAAGCCCCGACTTTCGAGGTAGCAAGTCCGGCAGCTCCAGCACCAAAATTAAATGCTGTACGCCATCCTCGCGGGGCGTCGGTGTAATTGGCCGCTGCCTGGAAAACAGGTTCGATAGTGCTATGTCCTCATTTGTGAGATGCTGTGTGCTGGGTGCGACAGGGAACCATGAGTAGTCACGCTTGCGTGCCCGTCTACTCTCTTCAGGGCGTCCTGCTTCAACGGTGACTTTGGCCGCAGGTGAGGCGGATGCACCTTCAGAGCGCGCATTCTTGCCGGTCCCATTCTGAACCTCCGCAGCTTGCTCCTCTGCAAGCAGAGAGGCGTTATCATTGAATGTAAACGAAGACTGGTATCTGATCCTCCCAAAAGTCGGCACTCTTGCTCGACTAATCGAGAGTATGTTTCTACGACAAGCGCAAAACATCTGCAGCTTTAAAAAGTTCTTTGGTAGTACTTGTAGACGTGCACCGTCCAGATGATCTGTGTCAGGAGCGTTCTTAAATGGTTCGGTTTCTTTTCAGAATTCTATCCTCACGTGACACTAAGTGATCACATGACACTAAAGTAGCTGAGTATGGTCGTCATGGCCTCAGTTCGCAAAGCCCACAACTAACACAATGTCTGTCTATAAAGCCATATTATTTCCGGAGATATGATGCCAGATTGTGTGGTTCAAAGGGTGTTCATTACATACTTTACTACAAGGTACCTCTTGTTCAGAACTATATTAATGTACAATTAGTTAACTCTGACGTTCGGGCGACCATTACTGATATATCTATGATCAGCTCACAAGGGGAAGACCCTCATATTCGCTACGCCACCTCATTGATGAATCTGTCGCACGAAATATAAGTTCCGGATATTGAAGATCCTTTGCCCCCAAAGTAAAATACCGTCGAAAAGTTTAACCCAAATACACTATGTGGCATATGATGCCTAAACTGGCCTCTAAGAATAAGGTTATTTTATATATTTAAGCTACAAAGCTCAAAGGACAAAACAACGGCTATACATAATGATCAATTATCGGCGTAGGACCCCAGTAATGGTGCTTAAATAATAATATACGCGGTAGTTTATTTCAAGTATCGTTTCTCTAGCCTGTGCAGAGATATGATTGGAAGCATACATCCATTCTATATTCTGAAATTAAATCATACCACGACGATGCGACTCGAATGGTGGCATGGTTACTCTAGTAGAACATCACACCATGTTTCGGACGACTGTACCCTCCTAGTATTGAAATTCGTACAAATTGTGCACATAAAGAGAATGGATGTCCGAAAATAATATAGCTTCAAGAATGAGAGAATCACGTTGGTCGAGGTATGATGAAATTTCCATAATGGAAGATAAAGTGCATGTAAGTTGAGAAATCTTGGCAATGTTATAATCCGTACCATTTGGATAACGTTACACTATTGATATATGGTCCAATGGTCTAGTGGTTTACGACGTCGCCTTTACACGGCGAAGATCCCGAGTTCGAACCTCGGTTGGATCATTTTTTTGAAATCCAGTTTTGGTGCACTGAGTCCTATGTTTAACGACTCTTACGCGGATTGCTCGGCTCTTTAGATATCTTACAAGCCATTAATCTACTGACGCCAAGGCGTGGGATCGGATATAATTGCCGTTGTATCTCTCGCATCTCATTCGTGCGTTAATTTGGGCTTGCGCGAGCGAATTGTCGATGAGACCTTTTTGGGGACATTTGCTGTATTATCCATCTGCCGAAGCATACAGAAACTCGCGGAATTACTTCTCTACCGTCAGCAGCATGCTGGGACACCTCGTAAGACGCATCCATATTGCACGCGCATGCAACACGCAACATAATGTTAGACTTCAGCTGTTCTCAAAAGAACACTGTGGTCTGTGTGACAATGCGAAGGTAGCTGTGGCTAATTTGCTGAAGAGACCTGAATACCAAGGTCTGGAAGTTGATACCATTGATATAACCCTCCCCGAGAATAAGACTTGGTGGGATAAGTACTGTCTTGATGTTCCCGTTCTACATGTAGAGAATAAGAAAGACTCCGGCCGGATGAAGAAGATCTTCCATAGAGTCCAAGAAGAACAACTAATTAAAACAATAAAGGATATTGAAAATTAATAGATTACACACTAGCGATATTAAACCATTGTATAGTCCTAGGTAACTAGAACCTCTTTTTCTTCTTCAGCTTACATGCTAATTCATCGTCATCATCTGAAAGCAGCTTTTTTCGATTTATATTGCTACTGGCCTTCCCTTTCCTACTAGGCATAGCCTTCGCTGTACTCTGGTTCTTCCGCTTTGCTGGCACGGTCTTGATCTGAATAGGAGATGGATTTGTCAGATCAAGTTCGTCGTTTAGAGAACTAGATAGATCGAACTCATCGTCATTATGACTATTCCTGTCGGGCACCACGGCTGAACTGTACACCAAAGGTTCTGGATGCGGTGGTTTCACTGGGGCCTGCTTAACATCTCTGGAAATTTCATTTTCTTTCTGTAGCTGTTTCCGCAGTTGTGTCAATTGTTTCTCTAGTGATTCTATCTTATCTTGGTAGTCCAAGCGCTCTGTTATAAAGTTGTGCTTTTCTAAATCCATAATTTTCACCTGCTCCTTCAATTTAAATAGCTCGTTTTCGTCTTCCTTATTGGCGGACTCCATTCCGTCAACTGTA
Proteins encoded in this window:
- the ENV9 gene encoding Env9p (Syntenic homolog of Saccharomyces cerevisiae YOR246C (ENV9)) — protein: MMDKLDLDQLPYYDPRVERKVALVTGGNSGIGWYTVLHLYMHGFIVYVGGRNSSRVHKAIKEIKQEAENRLETARQDPHDELERCLGELRYLPIDLTDLRSVEKAAKKFRAQESTLDVLINNAGVMALPYELTHDGFEVQMQTNYVSHFLLTMRLLPYVKRSGGRVVTLSSIGHKIQFTYCPLDCHFDYRPNIFFTWLRYAMAKTAAIQFTKMLAIKHPDVMCIAVHPGLVMNTNLFSYWTRLPIVGIIFWIFFQIVGFCFGVSNEEGSIGTLKSALSPALTLERDNGKYFTTGGVESRPSSVANNLDNAASTWIWTVHQLRDRGYEI
- a CDS encoding AAL088W-Ap (NOHBY121; No homolog in Saccharomyces cerevisiae; Syntenic homolog of Kluyveromyces lactis KLLA0D06083g); translated protein: MSDILELDIVRNDIGPVLEEYFTDREQFVLFAQEQDYDIDTCMELCDTVRCLNEAMDETDSSHGGRNP
- the PET20 gene encoding Pet20p (Syntenic homolog of Saccharomyces cerevisiae YPL159C (PET20)), with the protein product MFCACRRNILSISRARVPTFGRIRYQSSFTFNDNASLLAEEQAAEVQNGTGKNARSEGASASPAAKVTVEAGRPEESRRARKRDYSWFPVAPSTQHLTNEDIALSNLFSRQRPITPTPREDGVQHLILVLELPDLLPRKSGLAGHTRSSEWNTVPPAMLKAMARFRPPPGTRRGGRRRPVLPPTRKRED
- a CDS encoding uncharacterized protein (Syntenic homolog of Saccharomyces cerevisiae YPL162C); the protein is MGAENSCRLLGPVALFIQFFMAAVAVGGLLVKRQYEHPKRTWRVWSYDVGKQMIGSAGIHLLNVLLSIMKSQGLLGTLKKTDDQCDWFFVNLLMDTTVGIPILWCWLVLIHKGLQALGVQNIESGNYYPTLDKPEPGAAVPRTGPMFSAFVKQLLVFVSGLAMMKVCIFLLLGCFEQLANLFADLVLGWSDPWPNLQVFLVMFVFPVLLNCFQYFCVDNIIKLPSDRLTRQNVDNFDQESIFEQNGVYVPTLLAAAKQTYLAV
- the MGP12 gene encoding Mgp12p (Syntenic homolog of Saccharomyces cerevisiae YDR286C) yields the protein MRPFWGHLLYYPSAEAYRNSRNYFSTVSSMLGHLVRRIHIARACNTQHNVRLQLFSKEHCGLCDNAKVAVANLLKRPEYQGLEVDTIDITLPENKTWWDKYCLDVPVLHVENKKDSGRMKKIFHRVQEEQLIKTIKDIEN
- the BEM4 gene encoding Bem4p (Syntenic homolog of Saccharomyces cerevisiae YPL161C (BEM4)); this translates as MSSEQDSVKNWLSDTPGRRSGQSEMDYEEVLFGLEPLINARSAAELLELELAGLEQCGAVLDQLAVHLRAPANRDLVRESGLLRQLLRAQALVFEAAFQGGGSSDALLQVGSELVRCAANAMVDNDDNRREFHSLAGADGHPLLEHYLPKVLQMGEREGPVGALKMRAIAMLQNFCLDSPEYRLQCAQTVPGPLIACLREMGDAYMEEDAALALKLGLELLADLAEDYASKATLDELEFLASLLCRMASACESADPEAAAESEGSEDSGADALQALCGVVEAIADKSAALDLSDKERCSALQRALFDSLDALHAKEFPNKLIVVRRITSSIGYISANEKCPNRHMRTLCYSVLERSQDGYALCGALFVLANSISGRSDVDEVLAQVPLQRQVRVARGFTDPVQFQSFLDLFRKCLNLVTALTFSAEHQDALFSVVRTCHDQARYYAGLAPLVDSFLNKLLAIFPGAALAAHGAVLDVAAERGGISACLLLEKVSKVPGVAPETFARLLDAIFKFQESANGGVSLQHLFHVTRALGVYLHDTDARSSQLLLSQYSDKLTLLLSSVLSLRDKDDPAATSVLNNAKFMAGMVWNTSQNTPELQGQDMADLVKAAKALL
- the CDC60 gene encoding leucine--tRNA ligase CDC60 (Syntenic homolog of Saccharomyces cerevisiae YPL160W (CDC60)); its protein translation is MSTVNSKGSKSSKGSKGLVLENTARRDTLIAIEKKYQQLWQEERLFEVDAPTLEDEPATVDSEELQRRHPKFMATMAYPYMNGVLHVGHCFTMSKVEFSVGFERMNGKRALFPLGFHCTGMPILACADKLKREAEMFGEDFANAPAAEEEEELEVREDSKPGSEDVTKFKAKKSKAVAKQGRSKYQFEIMMQLGIAREDVIKFADAQHWLTYFPPLCEEDCTAIGARVDWRRAYITTDMNQYYDAFVRWQMNKLREAGKVKFGERYTIYSERDGQACMDHDRQSGEGVTPQEYVGIKIEVLEFAAEAQEIIDNSGLDKSKKIHFIAATLRPETMYGQTCCFVSPTLQYGVFDAGDSYYITTERAFKNMSYQKLTPQRGYYKPLFTIEGKKFVGSKVQPPLSVYKEVRILPMENVIASKGTAVVTCVPSNSPDDYMTTQELKNKPEYYGIKPEWIDFEILPIISTEKYGDFIAKAICEEMKIRSPRDIIPLAEAKKLAYKEDFYNGVMIYGPLKGTKVAQAKNLVRDQLIAEGKAFIYNEPESVVISRSGDECIVSLEDQWYLDYGEPTWKKQAEECLEEMCLFAPEVKNHFEGVLDWLKNWAVSRTYGLGTRLPWDPKYLIESLSDSTIYHAFYTFSHLLFKDYYGKEVGPLGIKAEQMTDEVFDYIFQNIDEVKETTIPLESLQKLRREFEYFYPLDVSISGKDLIPNHLTFFIYNHVALFPKKFWPRGIRANGHLMLNNAKMSKSTGNFMTLKQIVEKFGADASRIALADAGDSMEDANLDEANANAAILRLFNFKEWAQEIVQEVDSLRTGELTDFFDLAFENEMNALIEETYKQYELTNYKGALKFGLFDYQASRDYYRESCGVMHRDLVLRYIETQILMLAPIAPHFCDYIYREVLGHTESVQVAKFPRASKPVDAGVLSALEYLRDLQRSIREAEGQALKKRKGKGSDVDPTKPAKLSMYITESFPSWQTKYIEMVRELFEQQKLDDNQILKSKVEPKDMKRAMPFISMLKQRLASESPSTVFNRELLFDEESIVKSTLDAIKRACQAIKVDVYQFIVFPHGSTKGRDILTGEEQEVPVCKATENALPGQPGICINNL